One Streptomonospora salina genomic window, TGCGAGGGCTCGGTGTCCGACCTGTCCGACGACGGGTCGCTGCTGGCGCTGGCCCACAGCGAGCACGGCGACAGCCGGAACATGGCGGTGCGCGTGCTGCGCCTGCACCGGGACGTGCTGGACGGGGCCGGCGCCGACGGCGGAGAGGACACGGACGCGGCGGAAACCGTCGCCGACCTGTGGGACGGCCCCGGACGGGATCTGACCCCCGTGGCCTTCGAACCCGGCGGCCGCCGGCTGCTGGTGCTGCACGAGCGCGACGGCCGACGCGCCCCGCTGCTCTGGGACCCGGTGACCGGCGCCGAGCAGGACATCGACACCGGGCTGCCCGGCGAGCTGGGCGCCGACTGGACACCCGACGCCGCGGCGCTGCTGATCTCCCAGGAGAGCCGGGGCCGTGTGCTGCTGCACCGCTACGAGCTGGCTTCAGGCACGCTCACCGCCCTCGACGTCCCACCCGGGGTCGTTTCGGCCGCTGCGGCACGCCCCGACGGCACCGTCGAGTACGCGTGGTCCGACTCCGCGCACCCGCCCGCCGTACGCTCGACCTCCGGGGACGTGGTGCTCGAACCAGACGGCCCGGCGGCTCCCCCGTCGGTTCCCGTGCACGACGTGCACGTGGACGGCCCCGGCGGGAGCATCCACGCACTGGTCTCCCTGCCGGAAGGCGAACGCCCTCACCCGACCGTCTTCGTCGTCCACGGCGGCCCGGAGGCCCAGGACTGCGACGCGTTCATGCCCGACGTCGCTGCGTGGGTCGACCACGGATTCGCGGTGGTGCGCGTCAACTACCGGGGCTCCACCGGATACGGCGCCGCCTGGCGCAACGCCCTGGAAGGCCGGGTGGGCGTCACCGAGCTGGAGGACATCACCGCTGTGCGCGACTGGGCCGTCGGAAGCGGCCTGGCCGACCCCGAACGGCTGATCGTCGAAGGCGGATCCTGGGGCGGCTATCTCGCACTTCTCGCGGTCGGCCGCAGGCCCCGCGACTGGAGCGCGGGTATCGCGGCGGTCCC contains:
- a CDS encoding S9 family peptidase, with the translated sequence MGEPWQERFRAGRVSLPSWAKDAPDRSLFRSNISGTWELHAWDRATGGRRQLTERPAGTGAGALDPEGTWVWWFDDTDGDEFGVWRRQPFAGGTAETPLPGLSPSYIGGLALGRDGFAVAGRSTDAGFSAHAGAAGAAARTRTVYAHRCEGSVSDLSDDGSLLALAHSEHGDSRNMAVRVLRLHRDVLDGAGADGGEDTDAAETVADLWDGPGRDLTPVAFEPGGRRLLVLHERDGRRAPLLWDPVTGAEQDIDTGLPGELGADWTPDAAALLISQESRGRVLLHRYELASGTLTALDVPPGVVSAAAARPDGTVEYAWSDSAHPPAVRSTSGDVVLEPDGPAAPPSVPVHDVHVDGPGGSIHALVSLPEGERPHPTVFVVHGGPEAQDCDAFMPDVAAWVDHGFAVVRVNYRGSTGYGAAWRNALEGRVGVTELEDITAVRDWAVGSGLADPERLIVEGGSWGGYLALLAVGRRPRDWSAGIAAVPVADFEAAYADEMEALRAFDRSMFGGSPEEVPERYRTSSPITYAADVRAPVLVLAGENDPRCPIRQIDNYLSRLAELGTPHEVYRFDAGHGSFVVEESIGQMAVELDFALRVTGLREGTAPGAS